In Bradyrhizobium sp. WBOS07, the genomic window GGCGGAAGCGCGGCGGCTGCGCCTCATCGAGGTCATCAACACCATGTCGCGCTCGGTCGCCATGGAGATGGACCTGCGGCTGGAGGCGGCCGCGCTGTCGGAGATGGCGGAGAACACGCGCGACGATCCCGACTTCCGCGTGCCGACCGTCGACTGGGACCGCACCACGCACAACGTGTTGACGATGGAGTGGATCGACGGCATCGCGCTGAACGATCACAAGCGGCTGGAAGAGGCGCGCGTCGACCTGCCCGATCTCGGCCGCAAGGTGATCCAGAGCTTCCTGCGCCATGCGCTGCGCGACGGCTTCTTCCACGCCGACATGCATCCGGGCAATCTGTTCCTCGATGACGCCGGCCGTCTGGTCGCGGTCGATTTCGGCATCATGGGCCGGCTCGGCATGAAGGAGCGGCGCTTCCTCGCCGAAATCCTGCTCGGCTTCATCACCCGCGATTATCGCCGCGTCGCCGAGGTGCACTTCGAGGCGGGCTACGTGCCCGCGCATCACTCGGTCGAGAATTTCGCGCAGGCCATCCGTGCCATCGGCGAGCCGATCCACAACCGCACGGCGGAAGAGATCTCGATGGCGCGGCTGCTGGCGCTGCTGCTCGAGGTCACCGGCCTGTTCGACATGAGAACGCGGCCCGAGCTGATCCTGCTCCAGAAGACCATGGTCGTGGTTGAAGGCGTGGCGCGCGGCTTCGATCCCAAGCTCGACATCTGGAAGGTCGCCGATCCCGTCGTGCGCGAATGGATCGAGCGCAATCTCGGACCCGTCGGTCGGGTGCAGGGTGCGCTTGCCGGGACCGGAGACCTGGCGCGCGTGCTGATGCGCCTGCCTGAGATCGCCGAGCGGTCGGTGAAGGTGCTCGAGCAGCTCGAAGCCATGACGCGGGACGGCATCAGGCTGTCGCCGGAGAGCATCGCCGCGATGGGCCGTAGCGAGGGCCGCAAGAACCGTTGGCGCACCGTGGCGCTCTGGATCATCGCCGCGACCTTCATTGGAATCCTGATCGCCGTCCGGAATCTGTGATTGCATTGCAATCACTTGAATGATAGCATCGCTATCATTTCGTGCTGGAGGGCGCCGTGGCAAGCCTGACCATCCGCAAGCTCGACGACACCGTCAAAACCTATTTGCGGCTGCGCTCGGCCAAGAACCGCAGATCGGTCGAGGAGGAGGTCCGGGTCATCCTGCGGGAGCTGATCGAGGGCCGCGAGGAGCCGCTGACGCCGTTTTCGGCGCCGCCGGCCGCATCCGCCGCCCCGACGCCGCAGCGCACCGGCGCCGTTCCCGAAGCCAGCGTCACCCTGATCATCGGCGGCGGCATCGCCGCCTACAAGTCACTCGACCTGATCCGCCGGCTGAAGGAGCGCCGCATCGAGGTGCGCTGCGTGCTGACCAAGGCGGCACAGCAATTCGTCACGCCGCTGGCGGTGAGCGCGCTATCGCATGAGCGTGTCTATACCGACCTGTTCGACCCGCAGAGCGAGTTCGACGCCGGGCACATTCGCCTCGCGCGCGACTGCGACCTGATCGTGGTGGCACCGGCCACCGCCGACCTGATGGCGAAGATGGCCAATGGCCATGCCGACGATCTCGCCAGCGCCATCCTGCTCGCGACCAACCGCAAGGTGCTGCTGGCACCGGCGATGAATCCGCTGATGTGGAGCAATGCGGCCACGCGCCGCAATGTCACGCAGCTTCAGCGCGACGGCGTGGTGCTGTGTGGGCCCAATTCCGGCGAGATGGCGGAGGCGGGCGAGGCCGGCATCGGCCGGATGTCCGAGGCGATCGAGATCGCCAATGCCGCTGAACGGCTGCTGCGTCCGCCGGTGCCAAAGCCGCTCGCCGGCAAGCGCGTGCTGATCACCGCAGGCCCCACGCACGAGCCGATCGATCCGGTGCGCTACATCGCCAACCGCTCCTCGGGAAAACAGGGCTTTGCCATTGCCGCGGCCGCGCAGGCCGCCGGCGCCGAGGTGATCCTGGTGAGCGGCCCGGTCGATCTCGACGATCCCGCTGGCGTCACCGTCAAGCATGTCGAATCGGCGCGGGAGATGCTGGAGCAGGTGCAGGCCGCGTTGCCCGCCGACATCGCGATCTTCGCCGCCGCTGTCGCCGATTGGCGTGTCGCCAACGAGGGCGAGCAGAAGCTGAAGAAGACTTCCGCCGGCATGCCGCCGCTGCAGCTGGTCGAGAACCCCGACATCCTCGCCACGATCTCCAAGCTGACCGACAAGCGCCCGCCGCTGGTGATCGGCTTTGCCGCCGAGACCGAGCACCTCATCGACAACGCCAAAGCCAAATTCGCGCGCAAGGGCTGCGACTGGATCGTCGCCAACGACGTCTCTCCCACGACCGGCGTCATGGGCGGCGATCGCAACACGGTCCACCTGCTCAGCCGCAAGAACGGTGCGAAGGACGGCGAGATTACGGTTGATTCCTGGCCGGTGATGACCAAGGAACAGGTCGCCATCGAGCTGGTCGCGCATATCGCGAAAAGCGTGACCAAATCCCGGGAGCCGGCATCTTGAGCACTGAGATCACCGTCGAACTGCAGCAGCTGGCCCATGCCGAAGGCCTGCCGCTGCCGGCCTATCAGACCGCGGAAGCCGCCGGGCTCGATTTAATGGCGGCGGTGGCGGACGGCGCGCCCCTGACGCTCGCGCCGGGCCAATACGCGCTGGTGCCGACCGGGCTTGCGATCGCCTTGCCGCCCGCGCACGAGGCGCAGGTGCGGCCGCGCTCGGGACTGGCCGCCAAGCACGGCGTCACCGTGCTGAACTCGCCGGGCACGATCGACGCCGACTATCGCGGCGAGATCAAGGTGATCCTGATCAATCACGGCGCGGCACCGTTTGTGATCAAGCGCGGCGAGCGCATCGCCCAGCTGGTGATCGCGCCCGTGGTGCAGGCCGCGCTGGTTCCGGTCGCCACCTTGTCGGCCACCGATCGCGGCACCGGCGGCTTCGGCTCGACCGGGCGCTAGCGCGCGGCGATCCCAACCGAATCATCCGCAGAATCACGTGAGGCCGGAACACGCGCCCGGCATTTTTTCGGGACCGCTTTTACGTTCACGATCTGGACTCTTACCGGCGGAGTCACGGTGGGGGTATTGTCTTTTGATTCGCGCGCGACGGGGGTCGCCGCGCGCAAATTCGTGCGGTCTTGAACTCCGCGGTCTTGGGGCAACTATGTCAGGCGTGATCGGGTCGATGCGTCGGACGCTGCTGTCGTGCACATCGCTTGCGCGCAACGGCCTGTTGGGAGGCGCTCTCGCAGCGCTGCTGCCGGCTGCGCCGGCCGAGGCCGCCGACCTCATCGAAACCCTCTCCATCATGCTGGATTTCAACCGGCAGGAACTCGCGGTGCTCGCCACCGCGCTGGCGCTGCTCGGCTTCTCGGTGATGGCCGCGATCCTGCTGATGCGTACGCGGGTGCGCACGGCGAAAAACGAGGCGCGGCTGCGCGCCCGGATCGGGGAACTCCAGCTCCAGGCCGACCGCTTCGGCGCGCTGCTGTTCGCCGAGCCGCAGATTCTGATCTCCTGGCCGGCCGGCGACAATCGTGCCCAGATCTCCGGCGACATCTCGATGGTGCTGCCGCGCGATTCCTCGCCGCAACGCGTGCTCGCATTCGGAACCTGGCTGCCGCCGGAACCGGCACTGCAGATGGACCATGCCGTCGATGCCCTGCGTGACCGCGGCGACGGGTTCCAGCTGACGCTGAGCACCGCGCACGGCCATACGCTGGAAGCGATCGGCCGCGCCATCGGCGGCCAGGCCATCGTCCGGATTCGCGAACTCTCGGGGCTGCGGCGCGAGCTGGCCGAGACCAATCTGCGCTACAACGCGCTTTCCGACGAGACCGAGATGCTGCGCGGCTTTGCCGCCGCCGCACCCTGGCCGATCTGGGCCAAGGGCGAGAACGGCGCGCTGACCTACGCCAATCCGGCCTATGTCCGTGCGACCGAGGCGAACAGCGTCACTGATGCACAGGAGCGCAAGCTCGAGCTGCTCGACAGCGCCGACCGCAGCGCGATGGAGCGGGGCCTGAAGGAGGCGACCAATTTCAACGCGCGGCTGCCGATCGTGATCGGCGGCGAGCGCCGCATTTTCGACGTGCGCGCCGTCAATGTCGGCAGCGGCAGCGTCGGCGTCGCCATCGATGCCAGCGAGGCGGATGGGCTCAGCGCGGCACTGGTGCGGATGGCGGAGGCGCATCGGCGCACGCTCGACCAGCTCTCCTCCGGCGTTGCCGTGTTCGACGGCCAGCGCCGCCTTGCCTTCTACAACGATTCCTATCGCCGGCTGTGGGACCTCGACCGCAGCTTCCTCGACGCCAACCCTGACGATTCCAGCGTGCTCGACCAGCTTCGTGCCGCGCGCAAGCTGCCGGAGCAGCCGGACTTCCGGGCCTGGAAGGCCAAGCTGCACGAAGCCTATCGCGCGGTCGAGACCGCGAAGGAGACCTGGTATCTCCCCGACGGCCGCGCGCTCTCGGTCGTCACCACGCCGAACCCGGAAGGCGGCGTCACCTATCTGTTCGACGACGTCACCGAGAGCCTCGACCTCGCCCGCCGCTTCGACGGCCTGATCCGCGTCCAGCGCGAAACGCTGGACAGCCTCGCCGAGGGCGTCGCGGTGTTCGGCAGCAACGGCAAGGCACAGCTGTTCAACCCGGCCTTCGTCCGGATGTGGAAGCTGTCGAGCGATGCCATGCGCGACGAGCCGCACGTCCAGACCGTGGAAGCCTGGTGCCATCAGCTGTTCGACGACCCCGCGGTCTGGCGCCAGATTCGCGAGGCCATCACCTCGATCGAGAACCGCGCCGACGTCCCGCTCAAGCTGGAGCGCAAGGACGGCAGCGTGCTCGACGGCATGATCCGGCCGCTGCCCGACGGCGCCACCATGCTGACGTTCCAGGACATCACCGACACCGAGAACGTCGAGCGCGCGCTGCGCGAGCGCAACGAGGCGCTGGAGGCCGCCGACCAGATGAAGGTGGATTTCGTCCACCACGTCTCCTACGAGCTGCGCGCGCCCCTCACCACCATCATCGGCTTCGCGCATTTCCTCAGCGATCCCTCGACCGGGCCGCTGACGCCGAAGCAGGCCGAATATCTCGACTACGTCACCAAATCGACCAATGCGCTGCTCGCGCTCACCAACAACATCCTCGATCTCGCCACCATCGACGCCGGCGCGATGAAGCTGGAACTCGGGCAAGTCGACGTCAGCAAGGCCATCGAGCTCGCTGCCGAGGGCATCCAGGACCGGCTCGCCACCGACCGCATCCGCCTCAAGGTCGAGATCGCGCCCGATGTCGGCAGCTTCGTCGGCGACGAGAAGCGCGTGGTGCAGGTGCTCTATAACCTCCTCGCCAACGCCGTCGGGTTTTCTCCACAGGATTCCACCGTCGGCATCAGCGCGCGGCGCACCGAGCGCAGCGTGGTCTTCACCGTGACAGATTCCGGCCCTGGAATACCTGCCGACATGAAGGACAAGGTATTCAACTGGTTCGAAAGCCGCTCGCAGGGCTCGCGTCATCGCGGCGCCGGGCTCGGCCTGTCGCTGGTGCGCTCCTTCGTCGAGCTGCATGGCGGCAAGGTGCGGGTGGATTCGATCGTCGGCCGCGGCACGGTCGTGATCTGCGATTTCCCGACCGACCAGGCGGCGCATCGCGACGCCGCCGAATGACAGAACCCACCAAGCTCTCCGTCGCGCTCCACAACGAGACGGCCACCGCGCAATTGATGGCCGACCTCGCGCTGCTGGTCGGCCCCGGCGACGTCATCACGCTCACCGGCGATCTCGGCGCCGGCAAGACTGCGGCGGCGCGCAGCCTGATCCGCTACCTCGCCGGCGACGAAGAGCTGGAGGTGCCGAGCCCGACCTTCACGCTGGTGCAAGGCTACGAGCTGCCGCCCTTCCCGGTCCTGCATGCCGATCTCTACCGGGTCGAGGACGAGAGCGAGCTGGAGGAGATCGGGCTGTCGCCGCTGCCCGATGCCACGCTGGTCCTGATCGAATGGCCGGAGCGCGCGCCATCGGCGATGCCGCAGGACCGCATCGACATCGCGCTGACGCACCGGCCGGCGCTGGGATCGAGCGCACGCGCCGCCGACATCACCGGCTCCGGCAAGGGTGCGGCCGTCGTCGCGCGGCTGAAGGCGTTGCGCGAATTCCTCGACACGTCCGGCTACATGGATGCGACGCGCAGGCGCATGGCCGGCGATGCCTCGACCCGCTCCTACGCGCGGCTGCTACGCGACGACGAGAGCGTCATCCTCATGAACTCCCCGCAGCGCCCCGATGGCGCTGCGCTCTACAACGGAAAATCCTACAGCGCGGCCGTGCATCTCGCCGAGAACGTCACGCCCTTCGTCGCCGTCGACGAAGGCCTGCGTGCGCAGGGACTTTCGGCGCCCGCGATCCACCATTTCGACCTCGACCATGGCTTCCTGATCTCGGAGGATTTCGGCAGCGAAGGCGTGATCGAAGGCGATCCGCCGCGCCCGATCGTCGAGCGCTACGAGGTCGCGGCCGACGTGCTGGCGGCGCTGCACGGCAAGACGCTGCCGGAGACGCTGCCGCTCGACGGGCAGACCTATGCCATTCCCGTGTTCGACATCGAGGCGATGCTGATCGAGATCGGGTTGATGCCGGAATGGTATCTGCCCGACCGCAACGCAGCGCTGAGCGAGGCGGCACGCGCGGAGCTCTTCGCGATGTGGCGCGAGCTCTTGAAGAAGCCGCTGGCGGCACCGCGGACCTGGATCATCCGCGATTATCATTCGCCCAATCTGATCTGGCTCGGCAATCGCACCGGCATCGAGCGCGTCGGCGTGATCGATTTCCAGGACGCGGTGCTCGGGCCGCAATCCTACGACGTGGTGTCGCTGCTCCAGGACGCCCGCATCGACGTCCCCGAAAACATCGAGCTGACGCTGCTGTCGCGTTACATCAAGGCGCGCCGCGCAGCCGATGCCGGTTTTGATGCGGCCGGCTTCGCCGAACTCTACGCCATCATGTCGGCGCAGCGGAACACGCGCCTGCTCGGCACCTTCGCCCGCCTCAACCGCCGCGACGGCAAGCCGCATTATTTGCGCCACCAGCCGCGGATCTGGACCTATCTCCAGCGCTCACTGGCCCATCCCGCGCTGGGCGCCTTGCGCGACTGGTATCTCGCCAACGTCCCGCCGCCCCAAAGTCCGCCACAGGTCTAATTCGTGGCCCGATTTACCGGCCGTTAGCCAAGATGTCGCTATTCTGGCGCCGAGGGAGCCGGGAAACTACGGGCTGGAGCGAGGCAGATGGCGGCGAAAGCGGATCAGCGCGGCAACAGCCGGGTGATTTTCGAGCGCGGGATTCCGGCCCAGATGATGGGGATCGACGGGACCTGGCGGCGCGAATGCACCATGGAGGACGTCTCCGACAGCGGCGCCAAGCTGACCATCGACGGCTCGGTCGAGGGTCTGCATCTGAAAGAGTTCTTTTTGCTACTGTCGTCGACCGGCCTGGCCTACCGGCGCTGCGAGCTTGCCTGGCTCAATGGCGACCAGATCGGCGTCAATTTCCTCAAGGTGGGTGAGAAGAAGAAAAAGGTCCGTTCCACAGCCGTCGGGGCATGACGGCAACACCCGTCGTACAACCGTCACGGCCGTTGGCTAAGGCGGTCGAGATGCGATGCGGCCGATCGAACCTCGTGTTAGGATTGCTGCGAACGCGAATGGTCTGAGAAAGCGAAGGATGTCCGTCAAACCGACCAAAGCCATGGTGCTCGCCGCGGGATTCGGCCTGCGCATGCGTCCGTTGACGGACAAGATGCCGAAGCCGATGGTGCCGGTGGCCGGCCAGCCGCTGCTCGACCACGTGCTCGACAAGCTCGGCCAGGCCGGCGTGACCGAGGCCGTGGTCAACGTGCATTATCTGCCGGACCAGATCATCGACCACGTCTCATCGCGCCAGCATCCGCGCGTGACCATCTCGGACGAGCGCGACCAGGTGCTCGGCACCGGCGGCGGCGTGGTCAAGGCGCTGCCGCTGCTCGGCGATGCCCCGTTCTTCCACGTCAATTCCGACACGCTCTGGATCGACGGCGTGCGCTCGAACCTGACGCGGCTCGCCGAAAACTTCGATCCCGCGCGCATGGACATCCTGCTGCTGATGGCGCCGACCGCGACCAGCATCGGCTATAGCGGCCGCGGCGATTACGGCATGCTGCCCGACGGCGCCCTGCGCAAGCGCAAGGAAAAGGAGATCGTTCCGTTCGTCTATGCCGGCGCGGCGATCCTCTCGCCATCGATCTTCGACGGCGCACCGAAGGGCGAGTTCTCGCTGACCAGGATGTTCGACCGCGCCAACGAGCAGGAGCGGCTGTTCGGCCTCCGCCTCGACGGCGTCTGGATGCATGTCGGCACGCCCGATGCCGTGCATGCCGCGGAAGAGGCGTTTCTGGAGAGCGTGGCCTAGAGCCACGCAAATGGTGCCGTAGAGTGGGCAAAGGCGCCCCTGCGCCGTGCCCACCATCTCTCTCGATCGCCAAAAACGTGGGCACGCTTCGCTTTGCCCACCATATGAGACTGTCATGCCCCGCGAAGGTGGGGCATCCAGTACGCCGCGGCCTCTCGGGTCAAACTCCATCGCCTCTGGAATACTGGATCATCCGCCTTCGCGGATGATGACACCTGTCCAGCCTCGCGAACAGCGGGGACTATCTCCCCTCCACCCATGACCATTTGATCCCGCCTCCCTATATTGCCTGATCTTCCGAATCAGGCAGCTCATGCGCGTCTTCAGCGTTCCCATCTCAGTTCCGTTCCTGCGCACGGTCGTCACGGCCCTGCTCGAGGGCCGCCTGGTCGAGGGGTTCGAGGCGCGCAAGGAACCGGCGCGGCTTGCCGATGCCACGCTGTACCTGCCGACGCGGCGCGCCATGCGCGTCGTCCGCGAGATCTTCCTCGACGAGATGAAGGCCGACGCAGTGGTGCTGCCGCGCATCGTCGCGCTCGGCGACATCGACGAGGACGAGCTCGCTTTCGCTGGTGAAGGCGAGCAATTCTCCGGCGCGACGCCGCTCGACATTCCGCCGCGGCTCGGCGAGCTCGAACGGCGACTGACATTGGCGCAGCTCGTCGCGGCCTGGGCCAAGGGCCCGGTGCTGGCGCCGCTGGTGGTCGGCGGCCCCGCCTCGACGCTTGCGCTCGCCGGCGACCTCGCGCGCCTGATCGACGACATGGTCACGCGCGGCGTCGACTGGAACGCGCTCGACGGCCTCGTGCCTGATAACCTCGACCGCTACTGGCAGCACTCGCTCGAGTTCCTGCGCATCGCACGCATCGCCTGGCCCGGTCATCTCGCCGAAATCAACCGGATCGAGCCGGCGGCGCGGCGCGATCTCCTGATCGCGGCGGAAGCCAAACGGCTGACCGCACATCCGAACGGGCCTGTCATCGCGGCGGGCTCGACCGGCTCGATGCCGGCCACCGCGAAATTCCTGCACGCAGTCGCGGCGCTGCCGCATGGCGCCGTGGTGCTGCCCGGCCTCAACACCGATCTCGACGAGGATTCCTGGCGAACGATCGGCGGCGTGCGCGATGCGCTTGGCAAATTCGCGGAGCCTCCGGCCTCCAACCATCCGCAATATGCCATGAACGCGCTGCTGCAGCGCTTCGGCATCAAGCGCAGCGACGTCGAGATTCTTCAGCCGCCGGCCGAAGGCGGCCGCGACCTGCTCGCCTCCGAATCGATGCGGCCCTCCGCCAAGACGGAAGTCTGGCACGACCGGCTGAAGCAGCCGGATGTCGCCGCAAAGATCGCCGGCGGCATGACGAGGCTAGCGGTCGTCGAAGCTCCCAATCCCGAAATGGAAGCTCTCGCCATCGCGATTGCGATGCGCGAAGCGAGGCATCTCGATAAGACGGCGGCGCTGGTGACGCCCGACCGTGCGCTGGCGCGACGGGTGATGGCCGCGCTCAGCCGATGGGGCCTCGGTTTCGACGATTCCGGCGGCGACGTCCTGATGGAAACCTCCGCCGGAATCTTCGCACGCCTTGCGGCAGAGGCGGCGACGAAGGGATTGGAGCCGCCGACGCTGCTGGCGCTGCTGAAGCATCCGCTCTGCCGGCTCGGCCGCGCGCCCGGCGCGTGGAAGGCGGCGATCGAAGGCCTCGAGCTGGCGGTCTTGCGCGGCACGCGGCCGCCTGCCGGCACGGCCGGCCTCTTGCGCGAATTCAACCGCTTCCGCGAGGAGCTCGCAAAATTGTGGCGGAGCGAGGCCTCCGCGCTGCACCGCGCCGAGCCGCGCGCACGTCTCAAGGCCGAGGATCTCGATCGCATCCAGGGCCTGATCGATGCCCTGCAAAAAGCGCTGGCGCCGATCGAGAGCATGGCGTCATCGAAGCCTTACGACTTCGCCGAGCTCGCGCACCGGCATCGCGAGATCATGATCGAGCTGGCGCGCGACGAGCAGGGCATCCCGCTCGCCTTCGAGGACCGCGAGGGGCTCGCGCTCGCCAGCGCCTTCGATGATCTCCTGCGCGGCGGCACGATCAGCGGATTGATGGTGCAGCTAGCGGACTATCCGGACGTCTTCCAGACCGCGTTCAGTGATCGCGCGGTGCGGCGGCCGGACAGACCAGGCGCGCGGCTGCATATCTACGGCCCGCTGGAGTCGCGCCTGATGCAGGCCGACCGCATCATCGTCGGCGGCCTGATCGAAGGCGTCTGGCCGCCGGCGCCGCGCATCGATCCCTGGCTGAGCCGGCCGATGCGACATGAGCTTGGGCTCGACCTGCCGGAGCGCCGCATCGGCCTCTCCGCGCACGACTTCGCGCAACTGCTCGGCGGCGACGAGGTGATCCTCACCCATTCCGCCAAGGCCGGCGGCGCGCCGGCGGTGGCTTCGCGTTTCCTGCACCGGCTGGAGGCGGTCGCGGGAGATGATCTCTGGACCACGGCGATCCAGGCCGGTGAAAAATACGTGCAGTTCGCGGGCGCGCTGGACCAGCCAGCCGAGGTCAAGCCGATCAAGCAGCCCGAGCCCCGGCCGCCGCGCGCGACGCGCCCGCTCAAGATGTCGGTGACCGCGATCGAGGACTGGCTGCGCGATCCCTACACGATTTACGCAAAGCACATTCTGCGGCTGGATGCGCTCGATCCGGTCGACATGCCGCTCTCGGCGGCCGACCGCGGCTCGGCGATCCATGAGGCGATCGGCGAGTTCACGGAACACTACGCGACGCGCCTGCCTGATGATCCCGCCCGGGTGCTGCGCGCGATCGGCGAGAAGCATTTCGCACCGTTGATGGAGCGCCCCGAGGCGCGGGCGTTGTGGTGGCCGCGCTTCCAGCGCATCGCACGCTGGTTCGGCGAATGGGAGACGGCGCGACGGGATGCGATCGAGGCGATCATGGCCGAGACCCGCGGCGAGATCTCGATCCGGCTCGACAACGCGCGCACCTTCCATCTGTCCGCGCGCGCCGATCGCATCGAGCGGCGCCAGGGCGGCGGCTATGCCATCCTCGACTACAAGACCGGACAGCCGCCGACCGGCAAGCAGGTCCGCATGGGCCTGTCGCCGCAGCTGACGCTGGAGGCGGCGATCCTGCGCGAAGGCGGCTTCCCCGAGATCGACGCGGGTTCGTCGGTGAGCCAACTCGTCTATGTCCGCCTCAGCGGCAACAACCCGCCGGGCGAGGAGCGCATCCTCGAGCTCAAATACAAGCAGGGCGACGAACCGCAGCCGCCGGATACGGCCGCCGCGGAAGCGCGCGCAAAGCTGGAAGCGCTGGTCCGTGCTTTCGAGGACGAGAACCAGCCCTACACATCGCTGAACCTGCCGATGTGGGCGAACCGCTACGGCACCTATGACGACCTCGCCCGGATCAAGGAATGGTCAGCGGCCGGCGGATTGGGGATCGAGGAATGGTGAAGGCGCCCCGCCCCATCCCGGATGAAGTGCGCGCGCGGCAGGCTCGCGCCTCGGACCCGACCGCCTCGGCTTTCGTGTCGGCCAATGCCGGCTCGGGCAAGACGCATGTGCTGGTGCAGCGCGTGATCCGCCTCTTGCTATCAGGCGTGCCGCCGGAAAAGATCCTCTGCATCACCTTCACCAAGGCGGCCGCCGCCAACATGGCCGAGCGCGTGTTCACCACGCTCGGGCATTGGGTGACCCTGGATGACGCCGCGCTCGACGCGGCGATCCGCGCCGTCGGCATCCCGCATCCCAATGCAAAGCTGCGCCGCGACGCGCGAAAACTGTTCGCCTGCGCGCTGGAGACGCCGGGCGGCTTGAAGGTGCAGACCATCCACGCGCTGTGCACGCGCCTGCTGCAGCAATTTCCGTTCG contains:
- the addB gene encoding double-strand break repair protein AddB; the protein is MRVFSVPISVPFLRTVVTALLEGRLVEGFEARKEPARLADATLYLPTRRAMRVVREIFLDEMKADAVVLPRIVALGDIDEDELAFAGEGEQFSGATPLDIPPRLGELERRLTLAQLVAAWAKGPVLAPLVVGGPASTLALAGDLARLIDDMVTRGVDWNALDGLVPDNLDRYWQHSLEFLRIARIAWPGHLAEINRIEPAARRDLLIAAEAKRLTAHPNGPVIAAGSTGSMPATAKFLHAVAALPHGAVVLPGLNTDLDEDSWRTIGGVRDALGKFAEPPASNHPQYAMNALLQRFGIKRSDVEILQPPAEGGRDLLASESMRPSAKTEVWHDRLKQPDVAAKIAGGMTRLAVVEAPNPEMEALAIAIAMREARHLDKTAALVTPDRALARRVMAALSRWGLGFDDSGGDVLMETSAGIFARLAAEAATKGLEPPTLLALLKHPLCRLGRAPGAWKAAIEGLELAVLRGTRPPAGTAGLLREFNRFREELAKLWRSEASALHRAEPRARLKAEDLDRIQGLIDALQKALAPIESMASSKPYDFAELAHRHREIMIELARDEQGIPLAFEDREGLALASAFDDLLRGGTISGLMVQLADYPDVFQTAFSDRAVRRPDRPGARLHIYGPLESRLMQADRIIVGGLIEGVWPPAPRIDPWLSRPMRHELGLDLPERRIGLSAHDFAQLLGGDEVILTHSAKAGGAPAVASRFLHRLEAVAGDDLWTTAIQAGEKYVQFAGALDQPAEVKPIKQPEPRPPRATRPLKMSVTAIEDWLRDPYTIYAKHILRLDALDPVDMPLSAADRGSAIHEAIGEFTEHYATRLPDDPARVLRAIGEKHFAPLMERPEARALWWPRFQRIARWFGEWETARRDAIEAIMAETRGEISIRLDNARTFHLSARADRIERRQGGGYAILDYKTGQPPTGKQVRMGLSPQLTLEAAILREGGFPEIDAGSSVSQLVYVRLSGNNPPGEERILELKYKQGDEPQPPDTAAAEARAKLEALVRAFEDENQPYTSLNLPMWANRYGTYDDLARIKEWSAAGGLGIEEW